A window of the Sporocytophaga myxococcoides DSM 11118 genome harbors these coding sequences:
- a CDS encoding SIMPL domain-containing protein, which produces MKLYLNSLIIGVSIIFTALIFANAFKNRNRSNEIISVTGLGKKDFVSDLIVWNGSFSKINSNLKEAYAALDKDRESIKNYLISKGIKESNIIFSAVNIDKEIDEVYDEDGNKTKTIFIGYRLKQDVQIESTEVDKVEGISREVSELINSGVEFYSKNPQYYYTKLSELKIEMIAEATKDANIRAMKIAENAGSDIGHLKNADLGVFQIVAQNSSEDFSWGGSYNTSSKRKTATITVKLDYETE; this is translated from the coding sequence ATGAAATTATATTTAAACTCACTGATAATAGGTGTTTCAATTATTTTTACTGCTTTGATCTTTGCTAATGCTTTTAAGAACAGAAACAGAAGTAATGAAATTATCAGCGTTACAGGCCTTGGAAAGAAAGACTTTGTATCTGATCTGATAGTCTGGAACGGTTCGTTTTCAAAGATTAATTCAAACCTTAAAGAGGCTTATGCTGCATTAGATAAAGACCGGGAAAGTATTAAAAACTATTTGATATCAAAAGGAATAAAGGAATCGAATATTATATTTTCTGCAGTAAATATAGATAAGGAAATAGATGAAGTCTATGATGAAGATGGTAATAAAACTAAAACGATATTCATAGGGTACAGACTTAAGCAGGATGTACAAATTGAATCAACTGAGGTGGATAAAGTAGAAGGGATTTCAAGGGAAGTAAGTGAGCTTATAAATTCAGGAGTGGAGTTCTATTCCAAAAATCCTCAGTACTATTACACAAAGCTATCTGAGCTTAAAATAGAAATGATTGCAGAGGCAACAAAGGATGCAAACATTCGTGCTATGAAAATCGCAGAGAATGCAGGAAGTGATATAGGGCATCTTAAAAATGCGGATTTGGGAGTGTTTCAGATAGTAGCCCAGAATTCATCAGAAGATTTTTCATGGGGAGGTTCTTATAATACTTCTTCCAAAAGAAAAACAGCGACTATTACAGTGAAGCTGGATTATGAAACGGAATAA
- the polX gene encoding DNA polymerase/3'-5' exonuclease PolX produces MYRVNKELAEIFESIGSIYEFKGPKERFRSIAYHNAARIINDLPEDIRDHIQDGKFIKTYGIGKSIEEKIFEFLKTNQVSLFNDLQKEVPKDFLTLMKVQGLGPETLKRFYYDLNLSTKEQIIEALQDGRILQLKGFQKKKVNNILSSLLKKTEAEQRLSLWDAQEISTSIIKMLNTIPQIQLIDIAGSLRRQKETVGDIDLLIAAKAKDRKAIIRHFVSLDEVENLYAEGDTKASVYFKSFKRQVDIRIVTEDQWGAALQYFTGSKAHNIHLRKLAIEKGYKINEYGLFTVEENKKIAGENEEDIYHALGLEWMPPEMREDTGEIELASEGLIPQLITMEDIKGDMHTHSKWSDGHSSIEEIADYISSNQKYDYIVITDHSKSQIIAGGMEEDKFIEQLKEIKKVNKKIGKDLIKSGTEVDILPDGSLDLSDSLLQTLDWVVASIHSHFNQDNTERIIKACHNPYVCAIGHPTGRVLGAREGYIVDMERILDVAAYTGTALEINAHSHRMDINDRWAKRAIEKGVKLVIGTDSHNTGNYSFMKLGVAIARRAWCTKDNILNTSDWAKIEVFKKRKLEKIYVLH; encoded by the coding sequence ATGTACAGGGTAAATAAGGAGCTTGCCGAGATCTTTGAGTCAATAGGCAGCATATATGAATTTAAAGGGCCTAAAGAACGATTCAGGTCTATAGCCTATCACAATGCAGCCAGAATAATCAATGACCTTCCCGAAGATATCAGAGATCATATTCAGGACGGAAAATTTATTAAGACCTATGGTATTGGTAAAAGCATTGAAGAGAAAATCTTTGAGTTTCTTAAAACTAATCAAGTCAGCTTATTTAATGATCTGCAAAAGGAAGTTCCTAAAGACTTTCTGACACTAATGAAAGTTCAGGGATTGGGTCCCGAGACATTAAAAAGGTTTTATTATGATCTTAACTTAAGTACCAAAGAGCAAATCATAGAAGCCCTTCAGGATGGCAGAATCTTGCAGCTTAAAGGTTTTCAAAAAAAGAAGGTAAATAATATTTTATCTTCTTTACTTAAGAAAACTGAAGCAGAGCAGCGACTCTCACTTTGGGATGCTCAGGAAATCAGTACAAGCATTATAAAAATGCTCAATACCATTCCACAGATTCAATTGATCGATATCGCAGGAAGCCTTCGCAGGCAAAAGGAAACTGTTGGTGACATTGACCTTTTGATTGCGGCAAAAGCCAAAGACCGCAAAGCTATCATCAGGCATTTTGTATCTCTTGATGAAGTTGAAAACCTTTATGCGGAAGGCGATACCAAAGCCAGTGTATATTTCAAATCTTTTAAACGTCAGGTAGACATAAGAATAGTAACGGAAGACCAATGGGGTGCAGCGCTGCAATATTTTACTGGTTCAAAGGCTCATAACATTCACCTCCGAAAACTTGCCATTGAAAAAGGATATAAGATAAATGAATATGGACTTTTTACTGTAGAGGAAAATAAAAAGATTGCCGGAGAAAATGAAGAAGATATTTATCATGCCTTGGGTCTTGAATGGATGCCTCCTGAGATGCGCGAGGATACTGGTGAAATTGAACTTGCTTCTGAAGGGTTGATACCTCAGCTCATCACAATGGAGGATATAAAAGGCGATATGCATACACATTCGAAATGGTCAGATGGACACAGCTCCATTGAAGAAATTGCAGACTATATTTCCTCTAACCAAAAATATGACTACATCGTCATTACGGATCATTCCAAATCCCAAATAATTGCGGGAGGAATGGAGGAGGATAAATTTATAGAACAGTTAAAAGAGATTAAAAAGGTAAACAAGAAGATTGGCAAAGACCTTATAAAGTCAGGTACTGAAGTGGATATACTGCCTGATGGTTCTTTGGATTTATCTGATTCACTATTACAGACGCTTGATTGGGTTGTAGCTTCAATTCATTCCCATTTTAACCAGGACAATACAGAAAGAATTATTAAAGCCTGTCATAATCCATACGTATGCGCAATAGGCCATCCGACAGGAAGAGTACTTGGAGCCAGAGAAGGCTATATAGTTGATATGGAAAGAATCCTGGATGTTGCGGCTTATACAGGGACTGCACTAGAAATAAATGCCCACAGCCATCGCATGGATATTAATGATCGTTGGGCTAAAAGAGCTATTGAGAAAGGCGTAAAGCTTGTTATAGGCACCGACAGCCATAATACAGGAAATTACAGCTTTATGAAACTGGGAGTTGCTATAGCGAGAAGAGCATGGTGTACGAAAGACAACATCTTAAATACATCAGATTGGGCAAAGATAGAAGTGTTTAAGAAGAGGAAACTAGAGAAGATTTATGTGCTGCATTAA
- a CDS encoding GlxA family transcriptional regulator, producing MKHISILVPKGAASLGCIEGAFKAFTMANEFLINKGKQPLFKVQLVGIDKEVQVYDSFFRVHPDLTIEDSFKTDLIIIPAVNGDWTQVININKDFFPWINKQYNNGGEVASLCVGTFLLASTGLLDGKKCATHWLAEHAFRQMFPEAILVSEKIITDEKGIYCSGGANSFWNLLIYLLEKYTDRELSILAAKYFEIEIDRYSQSSFVMFRGQKEHEDEPVKKAQEFIESNFQEKISVDQLSDLFAVGRRSFERRFKKATSNTITEYIQRVKIEAAKKNLESTRKNISEIMFDVGYTDSKAFRDVFRKITGMTPIDYRNKYNKQMVTY from the coding sequence ATGAAGCACATATCAATTCTTGTTCCGAAAGGAGCAGCTTCCCTAGGCTGCATTGAAGGAGCATTCAAGGCATTCACAATGGCAAATGAGTTTCTTATCAATAAAGGAAAACAGCCGTTGTTTAAAGTTCAGTTGGTTGGGATTGACAAAGAAGTTCAGGTTTATGATTCTTTTTTCAGAGTTCATCCTGATCTGACTATTGAAGATTCCTTTAAAACCGATTTGATTATTATTCCTGCTGTTAATGGCGATTGGACACAAGTTATAAATATCAATAAGGATTTTTTTCCTTGGATCAATAAACAATATAATAATGGAGGAGAAGTAGCAAGTTTATGCGTCGGGACTTTTCTGCTGGCATCAACAGGATTGCTGGATGGGAAGAAGTGTGCTACACACTGGCTTGCCGAGCATGCATTCAGACAGATGTTTCCCGAAGCCATATTAGTATCAGAAAAGATCATTACTGATGAAAAGGGTATCTATTGCAGCGGAGGAGCCAATTCATTCTGGAATTTACTTATATACTTACTTGAAAAATATACAGACAGAGAACTTTCCATACTTGCTGCCAAATATTTTGAGATAGAGATTGACCGTTATAGTCAGTCTTCATTTGTTATGTTCAGAGGGCAGAAAGAACATGAAGATGAGCCTGTAAAGAAGGCACAAGAGTTTATAGAATCCAATTTTCAGGAGAAGATCTCCGTTGATCAGTTGTCTGATTTGTTTGCGGTAGGAAGAAGGAGCTTTGAACGTAGGTTTAAGAAAGCAACCAGCAATACTATTACAGAATATATTCAAAGAGTAAAGATTGAAGCTGCAAAAAAGAACCTCGAATCAACACGAAAGAATATCAGTGAAATCATGTTCGATGTAGGATATACGGATTCCAAGGCCTTCAGGGATGTGTTCAGAAAGATTACAGGTATGACTCCTATAGATTACAGGAATAAATATAATAAGCAAATGGTGACGTATTAA
- a CDS encoding DUF4288 domain-containing protein: MSSIKGLEDWILDKGFPDEKRNVEVSIHPKYIDIKTIYNISPKERKAKVAEDRKQKIEKIIKLNLFTSYEVSGSPGKPSGLKAKIPFLLLSKLNKIQSIAYFSINKVDKAKRRKIKSSHEYYCVKMTVVVEVEKQKKGKQTIEDRMVLIKAKSFDDAYKKMEKVKNKKAEPYLNIHGELVRWRIESLDDCFVTDINTPEDLNNPEGVEVYSKLKGRRLTEERVWNGKV, translated from the coding sequence ATGAGTTCAATAAAAGGCCTGGAGGATTGGATTCTCGATAAAGGATTTCCTGACGAAAAGAGGAACGTTGAAGTTTCAATCCATCCAAAGTATATAGATATTAAAACTATTTATAATATATCTCCAAAGGAAAGAAAAGCGAAGGTTGCTGAGGATAGAAAGCAAAAGATTGAAAAGATTATAAAATTGAATTTATTCACTTCCTACGAAGTATCAGGTTCTCCTGGTAAACCTAGTGGATTAAAAGCGAAAATTCCATTTTTGTTATTGTCTAAATTAAATAAGATTCAATCAATAGCCTATTTTTCAATTAACAAAGTTGATAAAGCGAAAAGAAGAAAAATAAAATCTTCTCATGAATACTATTGTGTTAAGATGACAGTGGTAGTTGAAGTTGAAAAGCAGAAGAAAGGAAAACAAACTATAGAAGACAGAATGGTACTGATTAAAGCAAAATCTTTTGATGATGCTTATAAAAAGATGGAAAAAGTAAAGAATAAAAAAGCAGAGCCATACTTAAATATTCATGGTGAACTTGTGCGTTGGCGTATTGAAAGTCTTGATGATTGCTTTGTGACGGATATAAATACCCCCGAAGATCTGAATAATCCTGAAGGAGTGGAGGTATACTCAAAACTAAAAGGAAGGCGCTTAACCGAAGAAAGAGTCTGGAATGGTAAGGTCTGA
- a CDS encoding DinB family protein, with the protein MKQVEILLKQTEETYSWVNRLLSSIPYEQWDITPEVIESNVTWQAGHLLMSFYFHSVMVISGHQMDIIRQIPLKDYDEIFTTGKPENTVGKYKPDQLMKQLMLVELKSLEVIKSLSDHDLNMTLHSSPVTHPIASNKFEALDWNIKHAMWHCGQLGILKRIVHERFDFGLKRNG; encoded by the coding sequence ATGAAGCAAGTAGAAATTTTGCTGAAGCAAACAGAGGAAACTTACAGTTGGGTTAACAGACTTTTGAGTTCCATACCATATGAACAATGGGATATTACTCCCGAGGTAATTGAATCAAATGTCACCTGGCAGGCGGGGCATCTTCTGATGAGCTTTTATTTCCATTCTGTGATGGTTATTTCAGGACACCAGATGGATATTATCCGCCAAATACCCTTAAAAGATTATGATGAAATTTTTACCACAGGAAAACCAGAAAATACAGTGGGCAAATACAAGCCCGATCAGTTAATGAAACAACTAATGCTTGTTGAGTTAAAGTCATTGGAAGTTATAAAATCTTTATCTGATCATGATTTGAATATGACATTGCATTCGTCTCCAGTTACCCATCCAATAGCATCAAACAAATTCGAGGCATTAGACTGGAATATAAAACATGCCATGTGGCACTGCGGGCAATTGGGAATATTGAAAAGAATCGTTCATGAACGCTTTGATTTTGGTTTAAAAAGAAATGGGTGA
- a CDS encoding MBL fold metallo-hydrolase — translation MKFNISGYSTALFSTWYFVEELGILFDAGDGVASALLQKARKADHVFISHADRDHLGGLLQFNQLNARDGYPILHYPAHCGSFPAIEEFTKKFDPHVKGTVWKPVIEDEEIQIADHLIVKAIRNEHVKADKGIHKSFSYKVYQTKTKLKSEYASLPQEKIKQLISEAGREALSEIVRTNILTYSGDTPVDDYSKWDNSKILIHEATFLGGKDDDRINKHGNKHSNLDEVIKMVSEINIETLILGHFSSRYSNEQIDEQIKKLCKEYSIKIPVYRVLPGQIHRDILRGQPVNQ, via the coding sequence ATGAAATTCAATATTAGCGGCTATTCTACAGCATTATTCTCCACGTGGTATTTTGTAGAAGAGCTTGGAATATTATTTGATGCTGGGGATGGAGTGGCATCAGCATTGTTACAGAAAGCAAGAAAAGCAGATCACGTTTTTATTTCACATGCAGACAGAGATCATCTGGGAGGGCTTCTGCAGTTCAATCAATTGAACGCGCGGGATGGATATCCAATACTGCATTATCCCGCTCATTGCGGATCATTTCCAGCCATAGAGGAGTTTACAAAGAAATTTGATCCTCATGTAAAAGGCACAGTGTGGAAACCTGTTATTGAAGATGAAGAAATTCAGATTGCGGATCATCTGATTGTTAAAGCTATCAGAAATGAACATGTAAAAGCTGATAAGGGAATACACAAAAGCTTTAGTTATAAAGTTTATCAGACTAAAACAAAATTAAAGTCTGAATATGCCTCACTTCCACAGGAAAAGATCAAGCAGCTTATATCAGAAGCTGGCAGAGAAGCGCTCAGTGAGATAGTCCGAACGAATATACTTACCTATTCGGGAGATACGCCAGTAGATGATTATTCAAAGTGGGACAATTCAAAAATTCTTATTCATGAAGCGACTTTTCTTGGAGGAAAAGATGACGACAGAATAAATAAGCATGGAAACAAACATAGTAATTTGGATGAAGTTATAAAAATGGTCTCTGAAATCAATATTGAAACATTGATTCTGGGGCATTTCTCTTCAAGATATTCGAATGAACAAATTGATGAACAAATAAAAAAGCTGTGTAAAGAATATTCGATTAAGATACCTGTGTATAGAGTACTTCCCGGGCAAATACACCGAGATATACTTAGGGGGCAACCAGTCAATCAATAG
- a CDS encoding energy transducer TonB, translating into MKPQIGISNPCHEDWEKMKIGVRSRFCISCKKDVTDFRDKSRQEILEYLILNYNKQVCGRFYSSQLDFSYEDFVVTIKALSNQQQSSNLAFYLLTLGALVLSGCENKSNVEAKTNIIADTSSIATTPKVLDDTSGIKEVESGPDKSVIKSDVEKRVLKTTPKCIEMDEVIEVPIEITGIVALPPDTITPNEGPYTHVEKMPEFKGGFELMIAYIHRHLEYPKWERKNKIEGVVYATFVVDKNGKIKDPRILKSAEGARNFDSEVLRLINEMPDWEAGSHNGENVDVVFNLPVNFKLD; encoded by the coding sequence ATGAAACCTCAGATAGGTATCTCTAATCCTTGTCACGAAGACTGGGAGAAAATGAAGATCGGTGTCCGGTCCAGATTTTGTATCAGTTGTAAAAAAGATGTTACTGACTTTAGAGATAAGTCAAGACAAGAAATACTGGAATACCTTATTTTAAATTATAATAAACAGGTTTGTGGCAGATTTTATTCATCCCAACTTGACTTTTCATATGAGGATTTTGTAGTAACAATTAAGGCGCTTTCCAATCAGCAACAGAGCTCTAATCTTGCTTTTTATCTTTTAACACTTGGGGCATTAGTCTTATCTGGTTGTGAAAACAAGTCGAATGTTGAGGCTAAAACAAACATCATTGCTGATACCTCATCAATAGCAACAACGCCTAAAGTGCTTGATGATACTTCAGGAATAAAAGAGGTTGAATCAGGTCCTGATAAAAGCGTAATAAAAAGTGATGTTGAAAAAAGGGTGTTAAAAACAACTCCAAAATGTATTGAAATGGACGAGGTGATTGAGGTACCGATTGAGATTACGGGAATTGTAGCGCTACCTCCAGATACAATTACACCAAATGAAGGTCCGTATACACATGTCGAGAAAATGCCAGAGTTTAAAGGTGGGTTTGAGCTTATGATAGCATATATTCATCGCCATCTTGAGTACCCAAAATGGGAGAGGAAAAATAAAATAGAAGGTGTTGTTTATGCGACTTTTGTTGTAGATAAAAATGGTAAAATTAAGGATCCAAGAATTCTAAAATCAGCAGAAGGTGCCCGAAATTTTGACTCTGAAGTGCTTCGTCTGATTAATGAAATGCCGGATTGGGAAGCCGGCAGTCACAATGGAGAGAATGTAGATGTAGTATTTAACCTTCCTGTTAATTTTAAACTTGATTAG
- a CDS encoding SRPBCC family protein, translating to MSKETTTPISVTVEALVKAPVEKVWKTWNSPEDITKWCQASDDWHAPYAENDLRKGGKFKTTMAAKDGSFSFDFGGEYTNVETNKVIEYTMEDGRKTKVVFTAQGNETKVVETFDAESQNPVEMQKQGWQAILNNFKKYTETV from the coding sequence ATGAGCAAAGAAACAACAACCCCAATATCTGTAACCGTAGAGGCTTTGGTAAAAGCACCTGTAGAGAAAGTCTGGAAAACCTGGAATTCACCTGAAGATATTACCAAATGGTGTCAGGCATCTGACGATTGGCATGCACCTTATGCGGAAAATGACTTGCGCAAAGGTGGAAAGTTTAAGACAACAATGGCTGCAAAAGATGGCAGTTTTAGTTTTGACTTTGGTGGAGAATATACCAATGTTGAAACCAACAAAGTGATTGAATATACAATGGAAGATGGCAGAAAAACAAAGGTCGTATTTACTGCACAAGGGAATGAAACTAAGGTTGTTGAAACGTTTGATGCAGAATCTCAGAACCCTGTAGAGATGCAGAAACAAGGCTGGCAGGCGATTCTGAATAACTTTAAAAAGTATACTGAAACAGTTTAA
- a CDS encoding Crp/Fnr family transcriptional regulator yields MNNIKDSIRRLFNLSEEEVNIFLSEFTKKEIKKNEIFIAEGEICNKVGLIENGLMMCVYNKNGTEIIEEFAFENSFITNYYSYLTCKPSEKEIRCIEDTIVHVITRQALDKLGNEYQFIRDMARQMNEKLFLRNHDRVKSLLLDSPPERYLQLVSQRKDLAQRIPQYLIASYLGVTPETISRIRNKISTGQY; encoded by the coding sequence ATGAATAATATCAAAGATTCTATTCGCAGACTTTTTAATCTTTCAGAAGAAGAGGTAAATATTTTTCTATCAGAATTTACCAAAAAGGAAATAAAGAAAAACGAAATTTTTATTGCAGAAGGCGAGATCTGTAACAAAGTAGGGCTTATAGAGAATGGTCTTATGATGTGTGTGTATAATAAAAATGGTACTGAAATCATTGAAGAATTTGCTTTTGAAAATAGCTTTATAACGAACTACTACAGTTATCTAACCTGTAAACCATCGGAGAAGGAAATAAGATGTATTGAGGATACAATAGTCCATGTGATTACCCGACAGGCACTGGATAAGCTAGGCAATGAGTATCAGTTTATCAGAGATATGGCGAGGCAAATGAATGAAAAATTGTTTTTAAGAAACCATGATAGAGTTAAATCTCTTTTGCTGGATTCTCCTCCGGAAAGATATCTTCAACTCGTTTCTCAAAGAAAGGATCTTGCACAAAGGATCCCTCAATATTTAATTGCATCCTACCTTGGTGTAACGCCTGAAACCATCAGCAGAATAAGAAATAAAATAAGTACAGGGCAATATTGA